The Rhizoctonia solani chromosome 4, complete sequence genome contains a region encoding:
- a CDS encoding SPFH domain / Band 7 family, with amino-acid sequence MSAAANVLSRALVPAAFGLALIQASIYDVPGGYRAVMFDRFAGVKPEASEKDSKASPEGTHFLVPWLQRAILYDCRIKPRNISTTTGSKDLQMISITLRVMSRPDVNHLARIYQTLGLDYDERVLPSIGNEVLKSIVAQFDAAELITQREVVSSRIREDLLARAGEFNIKLEDVSITHLTFGQEFTTAVEAKQIAQQDAERAKFVVEKASPALAEQERQAAVIRAEGEAEAAATISRALDRAGEAFVTFRKIEASKAIAAALAPNRNVSYVPSSGGNILLNVPAQQ; translated from the exons ATGTCGGCAGCAGCAAACGTTCTATCTCGAGCTCTCG TCCCCGCCGCTTTCGGTTTGGCCCTAATACAGGCGAGCATTTACGATGTCCCTGGAGGTTATCGCGCAGTTATGTTCGATAGGTTTGCCGGAGTGAAACCTGAGGCGAGTGAAAAAGACTCGAAG GCATCGCCCGAGGGTACTCATTTTCTTGTTCCGTGGCTGCAACGAGCTATTCTGTATGATTGCCGCATAAAGCCTAGG AACATTTCGACAACTACTGGGTCCAAAGACCTGCAAATGATTTCTATTACCTTGCGAGTCATGTCCCGACCGGACGTAAACCACCTGGCCAGAATTTATCAGACTCTTGGTCTGGATTATGATGAACGT GTCCTTCCCTCGATCGGAAACGAAGTGCTCAAGAGCATTGTTGCACAATTTGATGCTGCCGAACTGATCACCCAGCGCGAGGTG GTGTCTTCCCGCATCCGTGAGGATCTCCTGGCTCGTGCCGGAGAATTTAATATCAAACTCGAGGATGTGTCGATCACGCACCTTACCTTTGGACAGGAGTTCACAACA GCCGTCGAAGCTAAACAGATTGCGCAGCAAGATGCTGAGCGGGCAAAGTTTGTGGTAGAAAAGGCAAGCCCGGCATTG GCTGAGCAAGAGCGACAAGCCGCGGTCATCCGTGCCGAAGGTGAAGCAGAGGCCGCTGCAACAATTTCTCGAGCGCTTGATCGTGCTGGAGAGGCGTTTGTTACTTTTAGAAAAATTGAAGCGAGCAAG GCCATTGCAGCCGCATTGGCTCCCAACCGCAACGTGTCATACGTCCCGAGCTCTGGAGGCAACATCCTGCTCAATGTTCCTGCCCAACAGTAA
- a CDS encoding RNA recognition motif protein yields the protein MMNGPSAEAPRRAHLYVGNLSPRVTEYMLTEIFAVAGPVQHVKIIPDRNYQHGGQNYGFVEYMDMRAAETALQTLNGRKIFDTEIRVNWAYQGTQNKEDTSNHYHVFVGDLSPEVNDEVLAKAFAAFGSLSDARVMWDMNSGKSRGYGFLAFRDKTDAEQAIATMNGEWLGSRAIRVNWANQKTQSGGGGGMPPGMPSMGDSMGMGGGAMGGVPAPMNFQGGPLSYESVVSQTPAYNTTVYVGNLVPYCTQADLIPLFQSIGYLSEIRMQADRGFAFVKLDTHENAAMAIVQLQGQLVHGRPIKCSWGKDRSAADTGAPGSMITPATGAGAYGGVPMYGMPQPNAYAQYGFGGAGYGGFANGQGNAGMPQPNPAQAGAGMGMGQDNAAMGGQGNTAPGQWGASDPSAFYQQQAYWGGKFT from the exons ATGATGAATGGACCAAGTGCTGAAGCACCT CGCCGCGCCCATCTCTACGTTGGCAATCTGTCGCCTCGCGTGACAGAGTACATGCTGACCGAGATTTTCGCAGTGGCTGGTCCGGTGCAGCACGTGAAAATCATTCCAGACCGCAACTATCAGCACGGCGGCCAGAACTATGGTTTCGTCGAGTACATGGACATGCGTGCTGCCGAGACCGCGCTTCAAACGCTCAATGGCCGCAAAATATTCGATACTGAAATTCGCGTGAATTGGGCATACCAAGGCACCCAGAACAAAGAAGATACCAGCAACCATTACCATGTATTCGTGGGCGATTTGTCCCCAGAAGTCAACGATGAAGTCCTCGCAAAGGCCTTTGCAGCATTTGGCAGCCTCAGCGATGCACGTGTCATGTGGGACATGAACTCGGGCAAGTCGCGTGGATACGGGTTCCTCGCGTTTAGGGACAAGACCGACGCGGAGCAGGCGATTGCTACCATGAATGGCGAGTGGCTCGGCTCCCGCGCAATTCGCGTCAACTGGGCCAACCAAAAGACCCAGTCGGGCGGCGGAGGCGGAATGCCACCCGGCATGCCCTCGATGGGCGATTCGATGGGAATGGGTGGTGGAGCGATGGGTGGTGTTCCTGCTCCAATGAATTTCCAAGGTGGCCCGCTCTCATACGAATCCGTTGTCTCCCAGACACCCGCCTACAATACGACCGTTTACGTCGGTAACCTGGTTCCCTACTGCACGCAGGCAGATTTGATTCCTCTGTTCCAATCGATTGGCTATCTGTCCGAGATCCGCATGCAGGCTGATCGAGGGTTCGCGTTTGTCAAGTTGGACACCCACGAGAATGCGGCAATGGCGATTGTGCAGCTGCAGGGTCAGCTTGTGCACGGCCGCCCAATCAAGTGCAGCTGGGGCAAGGATCGGAGTGCAGCTGATACTGGTGCCCCTGGCAGCATGATCACCCCCGCAACTGGGGCTGGCGCCTATGGCGGAGTA CCTATGTACGGCATGCCTCAACCCAACGCGTATGCTCAATACGGATTCGGGGGCGCTGGATATGGCGGATTTGCTAATGGGCAAGGCAACGCTGGTATGCCCCAACCCAACCCCGCCCAGGCCGGAGCTGGAATGGGTATGGGACAAGACAATGCCGCCATGGGTGGTCAGGGCAATACCGCTCCTGGCCAGTGGGGTGCAAGCGACCCGAGTGCATTCTACCAGCAGCAAGCGTACTGGGGAGGCAAGTTCACTTGA
- a CDS encoding PTPS domain-containing protein: MDNDTKPELEMGPNALSEIFTPEIKAEVTALVQAALSKIQPSGFDCSINKASPCTIRVSSVDTETEADRKYKEIISAFDAKLAESDRQLQSAYHDLSDAQDQLEKQRAKSVQLEQRILQMSEAEGILKSTLTALHAERDSALSREREALLCRDRAEMHNAQLSSQISELQGDLDLKTAELNDASYKQQRLESLINELNKENASLRQTLSPQGAPTGAPTQSGVATSPQMGQPPANLYFSVPMAPGGRRHTAPNAFAPVAPTILSIPPTSRLPKRARADSNASPTSDSTQSRASSGSSTNFALRPIKVEHSASNPLASTEIVPPNHNGDVLPRYKAYSSISPVTPVSPYYTQQTAFASPAHHQNQPPYQAPPGVPQGSTSALPAMAASQVKCHPPQSFVSAPAHTTKPAPQWGPIQEFISQMFAFTVPGFPECKICKVRPMSPNRPTLPPTVPDLLAHAEQHHGKTMAPRPTQRQQTQP, from the exons ATGGACAATGACACCAAACCTGAACT AGAGATGGGTCCCAATGCACTATCAGAGATATTCACGCCGGAGATCAAAGCAGAAGTAACAGCCCTGGTTCAGGCAGCTTTATCTAAGATACAGCCGTCAGGTTTCGATTGCTCTATCAACAAGGCGTCACCATGCACTATTCGAGTTTCGTCAGTCGATACTGAAACGGAAGCGGACCGCAAGTATAAAGAGATCATATCCGCATTTGACGCCAAATTAGCGGAAAGCGACAGGCAGCTTCAGAGCGCGTATCATGATCTTAGCGATGCGCAGGACCAACTCGAGAAACAGCGGGCCAAATCGGTCCAGCTCGAACAGAGAATATTACAGATGTCTGAGGCAGAGGGCATACTTAAGTCTACGCTTACTGCTCTTCACGCTGAAAGGGATAGTGCGTTGTCCCGTGAGCGGGAGGCTCTGCTGTGCAGAGATCGGGCCGAGATGCATAATGCTCAATTGTCAAGCCAGATCTCTGAGCTCCAAGGCGATTTAGATCTGAAGACAGCAGAGCTGAACGATGCTAGTTATAAACAGCAACGACTGGAGAGCCTAATCAACGAATTAAACAAGGAGAATGCGTCTTTGCGGCAGACTTTGTCCCCTCAGGGGGCTCCAACAGGGGCTCCGACTCAATCCGGAGTAGCAACCAGTCCGCAAATGGGTCAACCGCCTGCCAACTTGTACTTCTCTGTACCAATGGCCCCCGGTGGCCGTCGTCACACTGCCCCGAACGCATTTGCTCCTGTAGCTCCAACCATCCTCAGTATCCCGCCTACCAGCCGGCTACCCAAACGAGCTCGAGCTGACTCGAACGCTTCACCTACTTCAGACAGCACGCAATCTCGTGCTTCCTCTGGTAGCTCCACAAATTTTGCGCTTCGTCCTATCAAAGTTGAACATTCCGCTTCAAACCCACTGGCATCCACAGAAATTGTACCACCCAATCACAATGGCGATGTTCTTCCGCGGTACAAGGCTTATTCCTCAATATCTCCGGTCACACCCGTATCTCCCTATTATACGCAGCAAACTGCATTTGCCTCGCCTGCCCACCATCAGAATCAACCACCATATCAGGCACCTCCTGGCGTGCCTCAGGGATCAACATCTGCGCTCCCTGCTATGGCAGCTTCCCAAGTTAAGTGTCACCCTCCGCAATCTTTCGTATCTGCTCCTGCGCATACGACGAAGCCCGCACCACAATGGGGACCCATACAAGAATTTATCAGCCAGATGTTTGCCTTTACTGTTCCAGGATTCCCAGAGTGCAAAATATGCAA GGTTCGGCCTATGAGTCCTAACAGACCAACTCTGCCACCCACTGTACCCGACTTGCTCGCGCATGCAGAACAGCACCATGGTAAAACCATGGCGCCCAGACCCACCCAACGGCAACAAACTCAACCATGA
- a CDS encoding autophagy-related protein 16 yields the protein MAVVDLDQNKYVQTKRRQRESPQPVPCHNTPYFCLNSVGWTYRYEELRQRLLERTAEETAYAGIIEQCKYRRLAQQARLLNERNASLLRAVGSVQSQTGGTSAAGTPGPDNPVRVAYVVSLESQITALRDELAAVYKTQGQNAQRLLSMNETLREKEEQTRLNLEELRHTKEELERLRKITKDHKEQIEEKNRALQVLTDEAQAHHLEMSQIEQRNEELKKDNAGLLQRWLDHMNDAANKMNHANAFYTELRTAGWASQPGSTATSELGDDIVDVTAEHLSASGKVERNGAPSSSPNMLQLNPNDVGTAIGINGQTAVAWYEARRAVAERDVLMQSKVDEEWSVVDAPEVEVETTDTTSNNPGTDDWEQCSPVAD from the exons ATGGCGGTTGTCGATTTAGATCAAAACAAATACGTCCAAACCAAACGGCGACAGCGTGAGTCCCCACAGCCTGTTCCTTGCCACAACACTCCCTATTTCTGTCTCAACTCGGTTGGCTGGACATATCGCTAT GAGGAACTCAGACAGCGACTGCTTGAGAGAACCGCAGAGGAGACGGCCTATGCCGGTATTATCGAGCAATGCAAGT ACCGACGGTTGGCACAACAAGCGAGGCTATTGAACGAACGCAACGCGAGTCTTCTCCGCGCCGTCGGATCCGTCCAATCGCAGACAGGAGGCACATCTGCAGCAGGTACACCCGGGCCAGA TAATCCCGTACGAGTGGCCTATGTGGTATCGCTCGAATCACAAATTACTGCACTCCGTGATGAACTGGCAGCCGTATACAAAACACAGGGCCAAAATGCCCAACGGTTACTCTCAATGAACGAAACATTGCGTGAAAAGGAGGAACAAACGCGACTAAATCTCGAAGAACTCCGTCACACCAAGGAGGAGCTTGAGCGCCTGCGCAAGATCACAAAGGACCACAAGGAGCAGATTGAGGAGAAGAACCGCGCGTTGCAAGTTTTAACCGACGAGGCCCAGGCACACCACCTCGAGATGTCCCAGATCGAGCAGCGGAATGAGGAGTTGAAGAAGGATAATGCTGGGTTGTTGCAGCGTTGGCTGGATCATATGAACGATGCTGCGAACAAGATGAACCATGCCAATGCGTTT TATACCGAATTGCGCACAGCTGGATGGGCATCTCAGCCAGGCTCAACCGCCACGTCTGAGCTCGGGGATGATATTGTAGACGTAACAGCTGAACATCTGTCGGCGTCGGGAAAAGTCGAGCGCAACGGCGCGCCCTCCAGCTCGCCCAATATGTTGCAACTCAACCCGAACG ACGTGGGGACCGCTATTGGAATAAACGGTCAGACGGCTGTGGCATGGTACGAAGCGAGACGCGCCGTTGCGGAACGAGATGTTTTAATGCAGAGTAAGGTCGATGAGGAGTGGTCGGTTGTGGATGCACCCGAGGTAGAAGTTGAGACTACGGACACTACATCTAATAATCCTGGTACCGACGATTGGGAGCAGTGCTCTCCCGTTGCCGATTAG
- a CDS encoding 6-pyruvoyl tetrahydrobiopterin synthase — protein sequence MALPTIHRQVELVPVVRLSRTFSVSAAHRLHSIYLTDEENQKLYGPCNRQYGHGHNYKITVSLVGQVDPHTGMVVNLRVLKSIAQQYVADLLDHRNLDMEVDYFIKRPSTTENLAVFIWQQMRVGLRDMGLPDSLLDNITIEETDANCVSYSGKCAPN from the exons ATGGCTCTTCCTACTATTCATCGCCAAGTGGAACTGGTTCCTGTCGTGCGATTATCTCGGACATTCAGTGTCTCCGCAGCACATAGATTGCACTCAATCTACCTAACCGATGAAGAAAACCAGAAGTTATACGGGCCATGCAACCGACAATATGGACACGGGCATAATTATAAGATCACCGTCTCCCTTGTAGGTCAA GTCGATCCCCATACTGGCATGGTTGTAAATCTCCGTGTGCTCAAGTCGATTGCGCAACAGTATGTGGCTGACCTTCTAGATCATCGAAATCTA GATATGGAAGTCGATTACTTCATAAAAAGACCATCCACGACCGAGAACTTAGCCGTATTTATCTGGCAGCAGATGCGTGTAGGACTTCGAGATATGGGGCTCCCTGATTCTCTACTAGATAACATTACGATCGAGGAGACAGACGCGAATTGTGTATCTTATTCGGGCAAGTGTGCTCCCAATTGA
- a CDS encoding glycoside hydrolase family 3 protein, which translates to MVLFSTIPMVAYFYPTISSVRQVARVNFTPTDTRFTLACILPIYLIPLFPRPYAARSSSSGNSGYPYIKGTMEGKTFRIGVLKDVYQYLAHALNCFAFGSERIGSAAHLCSMRRDWLDWGHDPTTSAPTSSVPTTTSGPAPTGAWATAITKAKAAVAKLTLSEKVSLGTGVQWEKGHCVGNTPAISSINFPGLCLQDSPLGVRFADKVSVFPAGVNTAATFNRDLFRQRGAALGAEFKGKGVNVALGPAMNIARVPAAGRNWEGFGADPYLSGEASYETVIGIQSQGVQACAKHYLNNEQEHFRESSSSNVDDRTQHEIYLPPFLKAVQAGVASFMCSYNQVNGTYACENNNILNKLLKSELGFQGYVMSDWWATHSGATSVNAGLDMTMPGDISLGSGTTYFGSNLVNSVNSGQVSQSRIDDLATRILAAWYLVGQDSGYPAVNFDSWNINDSFNKHIDVQGDHKTLIRTIGGASTVLLKNKNSALPLKTPSTIAVVGNDAGPNSKGINGCTDRGCNDGTLAQGWGSGTAEYPYLVNPLDAIKTKASSIGATVTSSLSDSDINAAANAARGKDVALVFISADSGEGYITVEGNAGDRNNLQAWHNGDALVAAVAAVNKNTIVVVHTVGQIVMEPWIDHANVTAVLWAGLQGQEAGNAVVDVLWGAVNPSGRLPYTIAKSASDYSASIITSGSGIVQIPYTEGLKVDYRAFDANGITPRFEFGFGLSYTTFEYSNLVVTPGASGGTQPTGPGSPLSSWLQDPWVKVTFTLKNTGAVAGTEIPQLYISPPASSGEPPNALKGFENVSLQPGASTTVTITLSRYDFSYWNVAGQKWSLISGTTSVWVGSSSRSKKLTGLDAGIRINNHRGASTRILLPPPPPTSVHCRLLKSMAPANDYRPDKREAKNMLKKAFERNPHPSRKQMEAISVECGRSVETVAKWFKQEREKYGNEEKPQALGSSQSIIHEVRDRDLDSPVSLVRTASLNRLRRANSGTSGHRASSEQWGQFPPSSADDIPSMAFGELHKQQHELHCAMAMYHLATQGLPMSLTHDTEA; encoded by the exons ATGGTTCTTTTTTCAACCATACCCATGGTTGCATACTTCTACCCGACAATTTCAAGCGTCCGTCAGGTAGCCCGAGTAAACTTCACGCCTACTGACACTCGATTTACCTTGGCATGCATTCTTCCCATCTACCTTATCCCGTTATTTCCCCGCCCATATGCCGCCCGAAGCTCTTCATCTGGCAATAGTGGTTATCCATATATAAAGGGTACGATGGAGGGGAAAACGTTTCGCATTGGGGTGCTAAAGGATGTCTACCAATACTTGGCTCACGCTCTCAATTGCTTTGCTTTTGGTTCAGAGCGCATCGGCTCAGCAGCCCATCTATGCTCAATGCGGAGGGATTGGTTGGACTGGGGGCACG ATCCTACCACATCGGCGCCAACCTCGAGCGTTCCTACCACTACCTCTG GGCCTGCACCAACCGGAGCATGGGCAACTGCTATCACCAAG GCTAAAGCTGCTGTCGCAAAACTGACACTATCTGAGAAAGTTTCTCTCGGAACAG GTGTCCAATGGGAAAAGGGCCACTGTGTAGGAAACACTCCTGCTATCTCAAGCATCAACTTCCCGGGCCTCTGCCTTCAAGATTCCCCGCTCGGAGTCCGCTTTGCAGACAAAGTCTCCGTTTTCCCGGCCGGAGTCAACACTGCCGCCAC GTTTAACCGTGATTTGTTCCGGCAAAGAGGAGCTGCGTTAGGGGCAGAGTTTAAAGGGAAAGGTGTAAATGTTGCATTGG GTCCTGCCAT GAACATCGCGAGGGTCCCGGCGGCTGGTAGGAACTGGGAAGGTTTCGGTGCTGATCCCTATTTGTCCGGAGAGGCGTCGTACGAGACCGTTATTGGTATTCAGTCTCAGGGCGTACAGGCTTG CGCTAAGCATTATCTTAACAA TGAGCAAGAGCATTTCCGCGAATCGAGTTCGTCCAATGTAGATGACAG AACG CAACATGAAATCTACTTACCTCCC TTCCTAAAAGCCGTACAAGCTGGAGTAGCAAGCTTTATGTGTTCTTACA ACCAAG TCAACGGGACGTATGCTTGCGAGAACAACAATATTTTGAACAAGCTACTCAAATCAGAGCTGGGATTCCAAGGCT ATGTCATGTCGG ATTGGTGGGCCACACACTCAGGAGCAACCTCTGTCAACGCTGGGCTTGATATGACTATGCCAGGTGATATATCTCTAGGATCTGGCACAAC CTACTTCGGTTCGAACCTGGTCAACTCTGTCAACAGCGGACAAGTCAGCCAAAGTCGCATTGACGATTTAGCGACCCGTATCCTCGCCGCGTG GTACCTTGTTGGGCAGGATTCAGGATACCCAGCCGTCAACTTTGATTCCTGGAATATCAATGACTCGTTCAACAAACATATTGATGTTCAAGGTGATCATAAAAC ACTCATTCGGACAATCGGAGGCGCTTCCACCGTCCTACTCAAGAACAAGAACTCAGCACTACCACTCAAGACGCCATCCACCATTGCTGTAGTTGGAAACGACGCTGGTCCTAACTCTAAGGGGATTAACGGATGTACCGATCGTGGCTGCAACGATGGGACTCTTGCGCAGGGCTGGGGTAGTGGGACAGCTGAGTATCCTTATTTGGTCAAC CCCTTGGATGCGATCAAAACCAAGGCATCAAGTATTGGGGCAACTGTCACAAGCTCTTTGAGTGATAGTGACATCAACGCAGCTGCAAATGCGGCGAGGGGAAAGGATGTTGCCTTGGTATTTATTTCTGCAGATTCAGGTGAAGGGTACATTACCGTAGAAGGTAATGCTGGCGACCG GAACAACCTCCAAGCGTGGCATAATGGCGATGCTCTCGTTGCAGCCGTAGCGGCGGTCAACAAGAATACGATTGTTGTTGTCCACACTGTTGGTCAAATCGTTATGGAACCTTGGATTGACCATGCAAATG TCACGGCGGTCCTCTGGGCTGGTTTGCAGGGCCAAGAAGCGGGCAATGCTGTAGTTGATGTACTCTGGGGCGCCGTTAACCCTAGCGGAAGACTCCCGTATACTATCGCTAAATCCGCCTCGGATTACTCTGCTTCGATCATCACTAGCGGTAGCGGGATCGTACAGATCCCTTATACAGAAGG CTTGAAAGTGGACTACCGAGCGTTTGATGCCAATGGCATCACGCCCCGCTTCGAGTTCGGGTTTGGTCTATC TTACACCACATTCGAGTATTCTAATTTGGTTGTCACACCGGGAGCTTCGGGAGGAACTCAACCGACGGGGCCTGGTAGCCCCCTAAGTAGCTG GCTTCAAGACCCCTGGGTCAAGGTGACATTCACACTGAAGAACACTGGTGCTGTTGCCGGTACTGAG ATACCACAGCTGTACATTTCTCCTCCAGCTTCGTCTGGTGAGCCGCCAAATGCACTCAAGGGGTTCGAAAATGTCTCTCTCCAGCCAGGCGCCTCGACTACGGTTACAATCACATTGAGCAG GTATGACTTCTCTTACTGGAACGTAGCTGGTCAAAAGTGGTCCTTGATCAGCGGAACTACTTCCGTCTGGGTTGGATCTAGCAGTCGCTCCAAGAAATTGACTGG ACTCGACGCTGGAATAAGGATAAACAATCACCGTGGCGCTTCGACACGAATTttactaccaccaccaccaccaacaAGTGTCCACTGCCGACTGTTAAAGAGCATGGCTCCAGCAAATGACTATAGGCCTGATAAGCGAGAGGCCAAAAATATGTTGAAAAAGGCATTCGAAAGGAATCCGCATCCCAGTAGAAAACAAATGGAGGCTATTTCCGTGGAGTGCGGTAGATCAGTAGAGACTGTCGCGAAATG GTTCAAGCAGGAGAGAGAAAAATACGGTAATGAAGAAAAACCACAGGCTCTCGGTTCATCGCAGTCAATAATCCACGAAGTTCGTGACCGTGACCTGGACTCGCCAGTG AGCCTGGTCAGAACAGCAAGCCTTAACAGGTTGCGTAGAGCGAACAGTGGAACATCGG GCCACAGAGCCTCAAGCGAGCAATGGGGGCAATTTCCTCCATCAAGTGCAGACGacataccaagtatggccttTGGAGAACTCCACAAGCAGCAACATGAACTTCATTGTGCCATGGCCATGTACCACCTGGCGACACAGGGTCTCCCTATGAGTCTAACACACGACACCGAAGCGTAA
- a CDS encoding Ras-related protein Rab7, with protein sequence MGRVLLKASRPVIILGDSGVGKTSLMNQYVNKRFSNQYKATIGADFLTKEVMVDDRLVTMQLWDTAGQERFQSLGVAFYRGADCCVLVYDVNSAKSFETLDSWRDEFLIQASPRDPETFPFVVLGNKIDVEENKRQVSQKRAMTWCQSKGNIPYFETSAKEAINVEQAFQTIAKNALAQEEEIELYESPPVVPVEWITYHILLTDTLSIRSLLESTQTTLRTTVATAK encoded by the exons ATGGGCCGAGTTCTCCTCAAAGCGAGTCGGCCT GTCATCATTCTCGGGGACAGTGGTGTGGGAAAGACTTCGCTGATGAACCAGTACGTCAACAAGCGATTCAGTAATCAATACAAGGCCACTATTGGTGCAGATTT CCTCACTAAGGAAGTCATGGTCGATGACCGCCTTGTCACTATGCAACTCTGGGATACTGCTGGCCAAGAACGTTTCCAGTCACTCGGAGTCGCATTCTATCGTGGTGCAGACTGTTGTGTTCTTGTTTATGACGTCAATAGTGCCAAG TCGTTCGAGACCCTCGACAGCTGGCGGGACGAGTTCCTCATTCAAGCTTCTCCTCGTGACCCAGAGACATTCCCCTTTGTGGTTTTGGGCAACAAGATCGATGTCGAGGAAAACAAGCGACAGGTATCTCAGAAGCGTGCCATGACCTGGTGTCAATCCAAGGGGAATATTCCGTACTTTGAGACATCGGCAAAGGAGGCTATTAATGTCGAACAGGCATTCCAGACGATTGCTAAGAATGCCCTCGCCCAAGAGGAAGAAATTGAATTGTATGAATCCCCTCCCGTTGTACCTGTCGAGTGGATAACTTACCATATCTTACTAACAGATACACTGAGTATCCGGAGCCTATTAGAATCGACTCAGACAACACTCAGAACTACGGTTGCAACTGCTAAATAA